One window of Mixophyes fleayi isolate aMixFle1 chromosome 3, aMixFle1.hap1, whole genome shotgun sequence genomic DNA carries:
- the LRATD1 gene encoding protein LRATD1: MGNQLDRITHLNYNELPTGDPSGIEKDELRVGVAYFFSDEEEDLDDRGQSERYTVRDASPSESEGHILLNEIEFSAFSCQECIFSKLRGSQDLSVYPMQGLLTFCKPGDLLELLFICPSADHTPPPSPHWAVYVGQGQIIHLHRGEIRKDNVFDVGGSCMGRVVSSWYRYRPLTAELVLQNACGHLGLRSDEICWTNSESFAAWCRFGNREFKAGGEVQSDNLQYFLKLHLEENHIHTMRFHSLEELIREKRNLDASGKLRVIKELSMMENKE; this comes from the coding sequence ATGGGAAATCAACTGGATCGCATCACTCACCTCAATTACAATGAGCTGCCGACAGGGGACCCATCTGGGATAGAAAAGGACGAGCTGCGAGTTGGGGTGGCATACTTTTTCTCTGATGAGGAGGAGGACCTGGACGATAGAGGACAGTCTGAGCGGTACACTGTGAGGGACGCCAGTCCCAGCGAGAGTGAGGGTCATATTCTACTCAATGAGATTGAGTTCTCAGCATTTAGTTGCCAGGAATGCATCTTTTCCAAGCTCAGGGGCAGCCAGGACCTCAGTGTCTACCCTATGCAAGGCTTGTTGACCTTCTGCAAGCCAGGAGATCTCCTGGAACTGCTCTTTATCTGCCCCTCTGCAGACCACACTCCTCCCCCATCCCCTCACTGGGCAGTTTATGTTGGGCAGGGCCAGATCATTCATTTGCACCGTGGGGAGATCCGCAAAGACAATGTTTTCGATGTAGGTGGAAGCTGTATGGGCAGGGTGGTTAGTAGTTGGTATCGATATAGGCCCCTAACTGCCGAGCTGGTCCTTCAAAACGCATGTGGACACCTTGGCTTAAGAAGCGACGAGATCTGCTGGACTAACTCTGAGAGCTTCGCAGCCTGGTGCAGGTTTGGCAACAGGGAGTTTAAAGCTGGTGGGGAGGTCCAATCGGACAATCTCCAATACTTTTTGAAGCTCCACCTGGAAGAAAACCACATTCACACTATGAGGTTTCACAGCTTGGAGGAGCTTATACGGGAGAAACGCAATTTGGACGCTAGTGGAAAACTAAGGGTCATCAAGGAACTCTCCATGATGGAGAACAAGGAGTAA